Within Sphingobium aromaticiconvertens, the genomic segment GTCCGTGTCGATGTTGGGCAGCATTGCAAAGGTCGGCAGCCCGAACAGGCGCCGCACCTGGTCGCTGGTCCTCAGCTTGTTGTCAAACATCTCGATCGCCAGCACCAGGAGCAGCGAAAAGATGAGCGAGCCGGCAAAGGCGCTGGCCAGCGCTTTCTTGGGGGTCGGATAGATCGGGCTGGTCGGCACGACCGCGCCCGATATCTGGGTCGAATTGACGCCGGTTGAGGAGAGTTCTGCCTTCACTTCCTGCGCGCGCTGGGCAGTCGCGACATAGACCTGCCGCGCGGTGTCCGCCTGCCGTTCCAGTTCGGCCAGGTCCACGGAGTTCTGCGTATTGGCATAAGCCTTGGCTGTTATCGCCTGAAGCTGTGCGGCCAGGCGGGAGGCGCGCGCGCTCGCGCTGGCCGCTTCGCTCTGGGCAAGACCGGATTCGCGGGCGGCGTCCGCCGCCGCGTTGGCTTGGGACGCTGCCAGGACGGCGCGTTGTTCCTTGCCCATATTCTGTGTCAGCTCGGTCATCTGGGCATTGAGTGTGACCAGATCAGGATGTCCGGGGCCAAAGCTGGCCGACAGGCGCGCTTTTTCCCGCAGCAAAGTGTCATAGTCCCGTTGCTGCTGCTGCAGCAGGGAGGAGGTGGCGCCTGCGGTCGTCCGTATCGAAGCCGCCCGCGCTACACCCGCCGATCGCGCGGCCATTGCGGCCTGCATGCCGCTGGCCGATGCCGTTTCGGTGGCGATCCGGTTGATCTGTTGCAGATCTTCCGTGCCGCCCGCACCGACCAGCATGCCGCGGTTGCGGCGGAAATCGGCGACCTTCCTGTCGGCCTGTTGCAAGGCGACAGCCATGCGCTGGGCTTCGCGCGAAATGGCGTCGTACATCTCGTCCCGACGATTGTTCCGACGGCTTGTGCGCTGGGCCTGAAGGCTCTTTACATATTGATTGGCGATGAGGGTCGCGAGTTCCGCGTCGTCAGTGGTCACGACGACGTCGATGAAATCGGATTCGGGGCTGCTCAGTATCTTGGTCATGTCCTGAAGTTTGAGCGATGCGCTATCGATGGCTTCCCCGACCTTCTTGTTGTTGGTCACGATGGCTTCGCCCATGAAGGATCGATTGTAGACGAGCCGGAGGTCGCGAACGACGCGTTCCGCCAGTGCTCGCGAACGGAAGGTGCGCGCTTCGTTGGCCACGCGCTGCTGATTGCGCGCCGCAATTTCCGCCTGGTTGGCGCCGGCATTATCATTAAGTTCGACCTGGATCGTCGAAGCGGCCTGATATTGCGGCGTGGCCAACAACTGGGTGACGAGCGTGACGAGCATGGACAGCCCGACGATGGCGCCCACCATCAGTCGATGGCGGCGCAACATCTGCCATGCCTGGCGGACGGTCAGTTGCTGAAGTTCGGGCTGCCCCGTCATGTCGACGGTCTGCTCGTTCCTCTTGTCGCCTGGCGCTGCGCGCCGGTCGCCGATCATCGCTGCATATGTCATTCACTGTCCTCGGACGTCGATCGGGTGATCATGATTGCCCGCTCCCCAAGCGTTTTGATCCGCGCCGATAGTGCCGCTTCCTGTCGACCCGGAGCAAAAGCTATTGGGGGGCTGACAGCGCGCATTCTGACTAAGACTTATGGATAGGCAGACAGGCTGGCAGGTGTGGTCGCCGAAACAGCATCCGTATGAACGACGCCACGCAGCCTTTCGTACACGCGCAGATGATTGTCGACAT encodes:
- a CDS encoding GumC family protein codes for the protein MTYAAMIGDRRAAPGDKRNEQTVDMTGQPELQQLTVRQAWQMLRRHRLMVGAIVGLSMLVTLVTQLLATPQYQAASTIQVELNDNAGANQAEIAARNQQRVANEARTFRSRALAERVVRDLRLVYNRSFMGEAIVTNNKKVGEAIDSASLKLQDMTKILSSPESDFIDVVVTTDDAELATLIANQYVKSLQAQRTSRRNNRRDEMYDAISREAQRMAVALQQADRKVADFRRNRGMLVGAGGTEDLQQINRIATETASASGMQAAMAARSAGVARAASIRTTAGATSSLLQQQQRDYDTLLREKARLSASFGPGHPDLVTLNAQMTELTQNMGKEQRAVLAASQANAAADAARESGLAQSEAASASARASRLAAQLQAITAKAYANTQNSVDLAELERQADTARQVYVATAQRAQEVKAELSSTGVNSTQISGAVVPTSPIYPTPKKALASAFAGSLIFSLLLVLAIEMFDNKLRTSDQVRRLFGLPTFAMLPNIDTDASADPEESLVIREPQSLFAEVARSLHAEVAQLAKKEGPQTVLITSPLPGDGKSVVALSLAAAASAMGRRAVVVDLDLRRPGALQEMQRRIDGPDLVDFLSGEVDGPKALISSERPHEERGITTYKPTVLSTREPVRDPASLIRVGRIRMLFDDLRERFDLIIINAPAALAVRDARTLTDVADSTLLVLRWGHTTIEQARASLHLLHNNVAAAVFNRVDYVEHARRGYGDSVQFYVDAAAYYSGEVPRPLSWRERISDVFGRIRGRRIHA